The Marinoscillum sp. 108 genome contains the following window.
TATCCTACTTATGACTTTGCCCATGGCCAGTCAGATAGTATTGAGCATGTGACACACTCACTTTGTACGCTGGAGTTTGAGGTGCACAGGCCACTGTATGAGTGGCTGATTAAGGAATTGGAAATTTTTCCATCTAAGCAGACGGAGTTTGCCAGGCTCAATCTGAGCTATACAGTAGTGAGTAAGAGAAAATTGCTGGAGTTGGTGGAAGGAAAATATGTGGCCGGCTGGGATGACCCCCGAATGCCTACAATATCAGGTATCAGAAGAAGAGGCTTTACACCTGAGGCTGTGAAGACTTTCATCAAAAAAGTGGGTGTGGCCCGCAGGGATGGTATTACCGATGTGGCGTTGCTAGAGCATGCCGTACGTGAGGACCTCAACAGAAGATGTAATCGGGTTTTTGGGATTCTTGATCCAGTGAAGTTGGTGATTACCAACTGGCCAGAGGATAAGGAAGAGGTGATGACCGCTGTGAATAATCCGGAGGATGAGGCTGCAGGAACCCGCGAAATGCTTTTCACAAGAGAACTGTACATAGACCGTGCAGACTTCATGGAAGACCCGCCAAGCCCGAAGAAATGGTACCGCCTGGGCCCGGACCGTGAGGTACGGCTTAAGTATGGCTACATCATCAAATGTACGGGTTTTGACAAAGGGGCCGATGGTGAGATCGCCACTATCTATGCCGAATATGACCCTGAAACCAGAAGTGGCCAGGACACCAGCGGAAAGAAAGTAAAGGGAACATTGGGATGGGTGTCTGTGAAGCATGCGGTGCATGCAGAGATCAGGCTTTATGACCGACTCTTTCATACAGAGAACCTAAATGATATCGAAGATGATTTTAAAAACCACCTAAATCCCAATTCACTGGAGATCAATGACAAGGTGGTTTTGGAAGGTTCTTTGAAGAACGCCAAGGTGGATGATCTGGTGCAGTTTGAGCGTGTTGGGTATTTCAGGGTGGATGAGGATAGCACAGCAGATAAGCTCGTTTTCAACCGTACCATTACACTGAGAGATAACTGGTAAGGGGATGGGTGGCGCCCTATGACCAATCAAAAATTACGGGCTGTCCATTTCTGAAGAACAACTGTCCATTTTTGATCACATCATCAATGGTATTAAACAAAAAAAAATCCTGCTCCGATACCTCGGGCAGGATTTTTTGATTGTATGAAGAGAGTATTATTTCTTCAGTTTAAGGGTCATAGAGATAGCGAATACGTCATCCTCGCCATCCTCGTCCATGTCCTCTTCGTACTCTTCAGCATAGAAAAGCTCCATTTTGCTGGATGTTAGAGACTTCACAGTGATCACGTCGGTTTCTGTTCCACTAGTCAAAGACAACTTTTTGTTGTCAGCGCTAAGGCTCCAGGTTCCGCTTTCGTTACCTTCTGAAGAGGTCACGGTAAACTTGGAATCTTTGGTAAAAGTCCACTTCATTCCATCAAATTCATTCATTTCTTCGATGAACTCCTCTTCGAATGCTTCAGCTTCGGCTTGAGTAAGGTCGAAAGCTTCAATAATGTAATCGATAAAGTCCACCTCGTTAATGGTGATTGAAATGTCTACAGACTCATAAGCCCACACTCCTACCAGCGGAGATTCAGGTTCATTGTCATCATCATCATCCTTACAGGACGTAAACACGAGCGATCCACTGACCATCAGCAGAAGTGCTCCCAGGTTAAACCATTTTTTCATTTGTTCTATTAATTTGAGTTTTTGACCTTCAGGTGAAGGCCGCATTGGTCTGGCAAACCAAATGCCAGAATCAGTACAAAAGACCCGGTTCAGAACAAATAGAGGGCGAAAAATATCTGAGTGGCATTAGGTTTACACGATCGGCAATTCCTCAAAAATTGCGGTAATACACCCGCATCTTGTTGATCACCTGGTCGTAGATGGGGGCAGTGAATTCTTCAAACATCCATTGTGGGTTAGGAATTGGGAGCTCTATCTTATTGACCAATGCCTTGTCTTCATCAGTGAGGGCTCGTTCGTCACCATTGAAGCTAGCCCATCGCACAGCCCATGTGTATTCACTTGGAAACTTCTCCTGGCTGATGACTTTATTGAGGTCATTGTCAAGTATTTTAAAGTCCAGCAAGCCTGTTCCAGTGATGGCTTTCTCATGCACGGTCACGGTCGCTTTCACGGTGCCATAGACTGGAGCCCTGCCCTCATCGCTCAGCAGTACACTATCTCGGCTCACCTCACGGGTGACTTTGTTGCTAAATACATTTCCCAGAGCAAACTGATCAAACTCCATGCGAATGATGTGGTCTACAAACTCCAGCTGCTGAGCCTGGGCCTCATCGGGGGTATAAAACCTGACGTATTCGCTGATTACATGATTGTGCAGGTACTCGTTGATTTTGTTCACAAAAAACTCATGCCGAATGGTGAACATCCGGGCAGGAGTAGGGATCGGCTCTACCACCACCTTGAGGGTGGCGTGGTACAGGGCTTCCTGCAGCTTATCCTCTACATCTTTATACCTCGGCACAAAATACTGCACGCTCGAGAAGTGCTGGTGGGCCTCAATGGCCTTCTGACGGTTTTGCTTTTGGTTCAGGGCAGCCATACCCAACTGATAGCGTGCTTCTGCAGCGTTTCTTTTGGCAGTGGCTAGCTCTGTATCATATTTCACGGGGTTTGGTACCACCTCCCTACAGCCCGGGCACCGCAGGATTTCATCGTAGAGATAATTGATGCTTTGGTAATTGCTCACTACTGGCTCCCATTTAAGCTGATCCATGGAGAGCTTTGCGCGCTCTACATTGCTGAGGTGAGACTCTACCGCATATTTATAGGCTTTGGCCAATGTAGACG
Protein-coding sequences here:
- a CDS encoding glutamine--tRNA ligase/YqeY domain fusion protein, which gives rise to METVKRESLNFIEQLIENDLNSGKHQAIQTRFPPEPNGYLHIGHAKSICLNFGLAEKFNGKCNLRFDDTNPEKEDVEYVDSIKKDIKWLGFEWDGEHYASDYFGTLYGFAQALIKKGSAYVDDLSQEAFNEIKGTPTVPGKHSPFRERSVEENLLLFEEMKDGKYKNGEKVLRAKIDMSSPNMHMRDPILYRIRHTEHHRTGNEWCIYPTYDFAHGQSDSIEHVTHSLCTLEFEVHRPLYEWLIKELEIFPSKQTEFARLNLSYTVVSKRKLLELVEGKYVAGWDDPRMPTISGIRRRGFTPEAVKTFIKKVGVARRDGITDVALLEHAVREDLNRRCNRVFGILDPVKLVITNWPEDKEEVMTAVNNPEDEAAGTREMLFTRELYIDRADFMEDPPSPKKWYRLGPDREVRLKYGYIIKCTGFDKGADGEIATIYAEYDPETRSGQDTSGKKVKGTLGWVSVKHAVHAEIRLYDRLFHTENLNDIEDDFKNHLNPNSLEINDKVVLEGSLKNAKVDDLVQFERVGYFRVDEDSTADKLVFNRTITLRDNW
- a CDS encoding lipocalin-like domain-containing protein, with the translated sequence MKKWFNLGALLLMVSGSLVFTSCKDDDDDNEPESPLVGVWAYESVDISITINEVDFIDYIIEAFDLTQAEAEAFEEEFIEEMNEFDGMKWTFTKDSKFTVTSSEGNESGTWSLSADNKKLSLTSGTETDVITVKSLTSSKMELFYAEEYEEDMDEDGEDDVFAISMTLKLKK